From Bifidobacterium longum subsp. longum JCM 1217, one genomic window encodes:
- a CDS encoding gamma-glutamyl-gamma-aminobutyrate hydrolase family protein — MTTNRPLIAVTPLMDYGRDSLWMLPGYMEAIMRAGGTPVMLPLTDDTDILAQCAERFDAFLFTGGPDVGPMVGAAASATGRSEVLSPERDRMESILLPAVMAWDKPILGICRGIQFINAALRGTLWQDLPSQHPSDIEHHMNPPYDAFGHNVSLVPGTPLASLFAGQTEIAVNSYHHQAVREPAAGLEVMAVAPDGVIEALYRPASHFLWAVQWHPEFLYKVDPRSQAIFDAFVGSCR, encoded by the coding sequence ATGACTACGAATCGACCGCTCATTGCGGTGACTCCGCTGATGGATTACGGGCGCGATAGTCTGTGGATGCTGCCCGGATATATGGAGGCGATAATGCGGGCCGGCGGTACGCCCGTCATGTTGCCGCTGACCGATGACACCGACATTCTTGCGCAATGCGCCGAACGGTTTGACGCGTTTCTGTTTACGGGCGGGCCGGATGTGGGACCGATGGTTGGTGCAGCGGCCTCCGCCACCGGCCGTAGCGAGGTGCTCTCTCCTGAGCGCGACCGAATGGAATCGATTCTGCTGCCAGCTGTAATGGCTTGGGACAAGCCGATTCTGGGCATCTGCCGTGGCATTCAGTTCATCAACGCAGCGCTGCGCGGCACGTTGTGGCAGGATCTGCCAAGCCAGCATCCGAGCGATATCGAACACCATATGAATCCGCCGTACGATGCGTTCGGACATAACGTTTCCTTGGTGCCCGGCACTCCCCTGGCTTCATTGTTCGCAGGGCAGACTGAGATTGCGGTGAATAGCTATCACCATCAGGCGGTTCGTGAGCCTGCTGCTGGACTCGAGGTCATGGCCGTCGCGCCCGACGGCGTGATCGAGGCCCTGTACCGGCCGGCAAGCCACTTCCTGTGGGCCGTGCAGTGGCATCCCGAGTTTCTCTACAAGGTAGATCCACGCTCGCAGGCGATTTTTGATGCGTTTGTGGGGAGTTGCCGATAA